Proteins from one Psilocybe cubensis strain MGC-MH-2018 chromosome 11, whole genome shotgun sequence genomic window:
- a CDS encoding Elongin-C: MPMATSEYTTAALATNKEGWVRLQSTDGFSYLVKRKVAQASGTIRNMLDPEGGYAEALNGVCEIQERGIIVEKLVEYMSFKTYYESINTKDEIPLNEFLERIPPEIILELYVSRLDVL, from the exons ATGCCCAT GGCAACCTCTGAATATACCACAGCGGCTCTTGCGACGAACAAAGAAGGCTGGGTACGCCTTCAGAGCACAGATGGGTTTTCCTACCTCGTAAAACGAAAAGTCGCACAGGCGAGCGGGACGATACGCAACATGCTAGACCCAGAAG GTGGCTACGCAGAGGCTCTGAATGGTGTATGCGAGATTCAAGAGAG AGGAATAATTGTCGAGAAGCTGGTGGAATATATGAGCTTCAAGACGTACTACGAGTCGATCAACACGAAAGATGAGATCCCACTGAACGAGTTTCTCGAACGCATTCCACCGGAAATCATCCTTGAATTGTACGTCTCTCGCCTAGATGTTCTTTGA
- a CDS encoding O-methyltransferase (O-methyltransferase ARMGADRAFT_1088206): MTISALKSLDAIIGDTIADIERVYAAYRGGEAASGSGVMSGSGISSPRSRTPEPQHDWEARMDGGSLKSKTDLEDEIELENKNENENENENDGDTDRVHENEGEGEDANLGLGQKDGARARGIHDASSTCTATTTTTIPTTPTTTATITIPPAGHARTNAVSPAYAYVSPPPLPSAYTYIYIYMSADAAADAATATSLEVGVETPAKNAENKKEGDGKENGNGDGIFENPRIVTTECTPPGTGILHAVSTSTSRRVSPVSAPLTCEPTASLPQHVPVPVPPPAPPPPPPTSNPPSPPPPNPHTPDFPSLDNPYNPSSLSEALTAHPAVQAAICRIVAAAGQLAASVQVPFLTLCDAGLRYHLPSCMRLVEGSHVVEILREAGERGMHVDGISKRNGVQASNLAHVLRLLATHLILREISPDVFALDRISSMVDSGKSVEELRRFQENGGADLDTPTRLI, translated from the exons ATGACGATCTCGGCGCTGAAAAGTCTGGATGCTATCATAGGCGACACGATAGCGGATATCGAGAGGGTGTATGCTGCGTACCGCGGTGGAGAGGCGGCGTCTGGGTCTGGGGTTATGTCTGGGTCTGGGATTAGCTCGCCTCGCTCGAGGACACCGGAGCCGCAGCATGACTGGGAAGCGAGGATGGATGGAGGTAGTTTGAAGTCGAAGACGGATTTGGAGGACGAAATCGAGCTTGAGaacaagaatgagaatgagaacgagaacgagaatgACGGCGACACGGATCGGGTTCATGAGaatgagggtgagggtgaggacGCGAATCTGGGTCTGGGGCAGAAGGATGGCGCGCGGGCGCGGGGTATCCATGATGCTTCGTCAACTTGCACAGctacaaccacaaccacaattCCAACTACGCCTACAACGACAGCTACAATCACAATCCCCCCCGCCGGGCACGCCAGGACGAACGCAGTCTCACCCGCGTAT GCGTATGTTTCTCCGCCTCCGTTGCCTTCTGCatatacatatatatatatatacatgtCTGCAGATGCAGCTGCGGATGCGGCTACGGCTACGTCTCTTGAAGTAGGAGTGGAGACGCCCGCTAAGAACGCTGAGAACAAGAAGGAGGGCGATGGGAAGGAGAATGGGAATGGTGATGGGATATTTGAGAATCCGAGGATTGTTACGACGGAGTGTACACCACCTGGAACAGGAATATTGCACGCTGTATCGACGTCCACGTCAAGGCGCGTCTCGCCAGTATCAGCACCTCTTACATGCGAACCCACCGCGTCTTTACCACAACACGTACCCGTACCCGTaccaccacccgcaccaccaccaccaccaccaacttCAAatccaccatcaccaccacctccaaacCCACATACACCCGACTTCCCCTCCCTAGACAACCCCTACAACCCAAGCTCGCTCAGCGAGGCGCTGACAGCGCACCCGGCGGTGCAAGCTGCGATATGCCGCATTGTCGCTGCGGCGGGTCAGCTCGCTGCGAGTGTGCAGGTTCCGTTTTTGACGCTTTGTGATGCTGGTTTGAGG TATCACTTACCGTCGTGTATGCGGTTGGTAGAGGGGTCGCATGTTGTTGAGATTTTGCGTGAGGCTGGGGAGAGAGGGATGCATGTGGATGGAATTTCGAAGCGGAATGGTGTGCAGGCTTCCAATCTTG CACACGTCCTACGATTACTCGCGACGCATCTTATACTACGTGAAATTTCCCCGGATGTGTTTGCGCTGGATCGGATTTCGTCGATGGTTGATTCTGGGAAGAGTGTGGAGGAGTTGAGGAGGTTTCAAGAGAATGGG GGTGCTGATTTGGACACACCAACGCGTTTGATATGA
- a CDS encoding Serine/threonine-protein phosphatase 2B catalytic subunit A1, translating into MSGSTNRHHHSGSFSGHTAGPTQQQPSASHHALESHEGKDFSKRPVPQVPPPATHKPSDHDFYVYDGGERKVNHEYLKKHFYREGRLTEAQALYIIEHVTNIFSREPNMVPLKSPVTICGDIHGQYYDLMKMFEVGGNLQDSLYLFLGDYVDRGDFGIECLLYLYALKISSPSRIVLLRGNHECRHLTEYFTFKRECLHKYSEKVYEACLRSFCALPISALVDGKFFCVHGGISPELIKLSDLDHINRFTEPGSHGLLCDLLWSDPIVNFGHENEPAPTGQGVTPGTTFMHNNTRGCSYFYTYEAVCQFLERNNLLTVIRGHEAQDAGYTMHRKTPKRNFPSVITIFSAPNYLDVYHNRGAILKYANKNITIRQYNSTAHPFWLPNFMDAFTWSLPFVGQKITEMLLAILSICSNDELAESDSDGEEAQAAPADLAARRQLIKNKILAVGRMQKVFQLLREEAENATELDGVTATSTAVSKPGADALSVQGARLNKSIRTFADARRSDMANERLPEFNEQQKPTIFPVPSMRNTSRRSSAEGLDMEDLIKRALEDDSVVDDGGVVEMLAEKIARGRSVTGRPGALKRHETT; encoded by the exons ATGTCGGGCAGTACCAACAGGCACCACCATTCTGGTTCATTTTCAGGACATACCGCAGGCCCTACCCAGCAACAACCGTCAGCGTCCCACCACGCGCTGGAGAGCCACGAGGGCAAGGACTTTTCGAAGCGTCCAGTTCCGCAG GTCCCCCCACCCGCGACGCACAAGCCATCCGATCACGACTTCTACGTATACGACGGTGGAGAGCGCAAAGTCAATCATGAGTATCTCAAGAAACACTTTTACCGCGAGGGACGTTTGACCGAGGCGCAGGCGCTGTATATCATTGAGCACGTCACCAACATTTTCTCAAGGGAGCCAAACATGGTACCGCTCAAAAGTCCAGTAACAA TATGTGGAGATATACATGGGCAATAT TACGACCTAATGAAGATGTTCGAAGTGGGAGGGAATCTGCAGGACAGTTTGTATCTTTTCCTGGGAGATTATGTCGATCGGGGGGACTTTGGTATTGAG TGTCTACTGTATCTGTACGCTCTCAAGATATCCAGTCCATCGCGGATAGTGCTACTGCGGGGGAACCACGAATGTCGACACCTTACAGAATATTTCACCTTCAAGCGTGAAT GCCTCCACAAATACTCGGAAAAAGTATACGAAGCGTGCCTGCGTTCGTTCTGCGCCCTTCCTATCTCCGCTTTGGTTGACGGCAAGTTTTTCTGCGTGCACGGAGGCATCTCACCAGAGCTCATCAAGCTCAGCGACCTTGACCAC ATAAATAGATTTACGGAACCTGGGTCGCATGGATTGTTGTGTGACCTGTTGTGGTCGGATCCGATCGTCAACTTTGGGCATGAGAACGAGCCTGCGCCCACGGGGCAGGGCGTCACTCCAGGGACGACGTTCATGCACAACAATACTCGCGGATGTTCGTATTTCTACAC CTATGAAGCTGTCTGCCAATTCCTGGAGCGGAACAACCTACTCACTGTTATTCGCGGGCACGAGGCGCAAGACGCAGGCTACACCATGCACCGCAAAACACCGAAACGCAACTTTCCCTCCGTGATCACCATATTCTCCGCCCCCAACTACCTCGACGTGTACCACAATCGCGGCGCGATCCTCAAGTACGCGAATAAGAACATCACAATTCGGCAGTATAACTCCACAGCACACCCCTTCTGGCTACCGAATTTCATGGACGCGTTTACGTGGAGTTTGCCATTCGTGGGGCAGAAGA TTACGGAGATGTTGCTTGCTATTTTGAGTATATGCAGTAACGACGAGCTGGCGGAGAGCGATTCGGATGGCGAAGAGGCACAGGCGGCGCCTGCAGATCTCGCTGCACGGAGACAACTCATCAAGAACAAGATTTTGGCGGTGGGTCGGATGCAGAAAGTGTTCCAACTGCTTCG AGAGGAGGCAGAAAACGCGACGGAGCTGGATGGTGTCACGGCTACCTCGACAGCTGTCAGTAAACCCGGTGCAGATGCACTGAGTGTCCAGGGCGCGAGACTGAACAAGAGTATTCGAACTTTTGCAGACGC TCGCCGCTCAGATATGGCAAACGAACGTCTGCCCGAGTTCAACGAGCAGCAAAAGCCGACTATCTTCCCAGTGCCGAGCATGCGCAACACGAGCCGGCGGTCGTCCGCCGAAGGCTTGGACATGGAGGACCTCATCAAGCGCGCGCTCGAAGACGACTCGGTTGTCGACGACGGCGGCGTCGTCGAGATGCTTGCGGAGAAGATTGCGCGCGGGCGGAGTGTGACAGGCAGACCAGGGGCGTTGAAGAGGCATGAGACGACTTAA